CCGAGCAGCGCGCCACGGCGGGCGTGTTCCTCGCCTTCCAGTACCCGGTGGAGATTCCGGGCGTGGGCAACCTCCACTTCCTGCGCACGGCGCTCAACGCGCAGCGGCGCACCCAGGGGCTGGAGGAGCTGGACGCCATGGACTTCCTCTCGCTGGCCAAGGAGCGGATGAAGCTGGTGCAGATGGACCAGGGCTTCCTCAACCGCTCCGTCAACGAGGGCTTCTCCGGCGGCGAGAAGAAGCGCAACGAGGTGTTCCAGATGGCGGTGCTCCAGCCGCGCCTGGCCATCCTCGACGAGACGGACTCGGGCCTGGACATCGACGCGCTGCGCATCGTCGCGGGCGGAGTGAACGCGCTGCGCTCGAAGGACCGGGGCATGCTCGTCATCACCCACTACCAGCGGCTGCTGGACTACATCGTCCCGGACAAGGTGCACGTGATGGCGGCCGGGCGCATCGTCCTGTCCGGCGGCAAGGAGCTGGCGCTGGAGCTGGAGAAGAAGGGCTACGCGTGGGTGGAGCGGCTGGCTCCGCAGGCGGGACGGGAGGCACGCCCGTGAGCGCGGGGCTCCAGCACTACCTCGACGTGGCCCAGCGCTTCCAGGCGGAGCAGGCCGCGAGCTCGCCCCTGTGGCTGCGCACGCTCCGGGAGCAGGGCCTCGAGCAGCTTTCGCGCCAGGGCTTCCCCACGGCGCGGCACGAGGACTGGAAGTACACGGATGTGGCGCCCATCGTCTCGCGGCCCTTCGCGCCCCTGGCCGTGGGCTCGAAGGTGGAGCTCCAGGCGCGGGTGGCGCAGCTCGCGCTGCCGGGGCCCCGGCTCGTCTTCGTGGATGGCCGGCTCTCGCCGGAGCTGACCTCCCTGGAGGGGCTGGCCGCCGGGGTGACGGTGAAGCCGCTGCGTCAGGCCATCCGGGAGGACGCGGAGGCGCTGGAGGCGGTGCTCGGCCGGAGGGCTCGCGCCGAGGCGCACCCCTTCGTCGCGCTCAACCTGGCGCTCCTGGACGAGGGGGCCTTCGTGCACGTGCGGCCGGGCGCCGTGGCCCCGGGCCCCGTGCAGCTCGTCTTCCTGGCCTCCGGCGCGGACGCGACGCCGGTGCTCTCCAGCCCGCGCGTGGTGGTGGTGGCGGGCGCCAACAGCGAGGCCTCGCTGGTGGAGCTGTACGCCGGAGCGGAGGGCAGCGCCTCGTTCACCAACGCGGTGACGGAGGTGGTGCTCGGCGAGAACGCGCGGCTGCACCACTACAAGCTCCAGGTGGAGCCGGACGCGGCCTTCCACGTCGCGAGCCTCCACGCCGAGCAGGCGCGCGACAGCCGGCTGGCCTCCCACGCCTTCGCGCTGGGCGGGGCGCTGGCGCGCAACGAGGTGAGCTCGGTGTTCGCGGGCGAGGGCGG
The DNA window shown above is from Hyalangium gracile and carries:
- the sufC gene encoding Fe-S cluster assembly ATPase SufC, with amino-acid sequence MLLSVRNLHARIGDKEILKGIDLEIQPGEVHAIMGPNGSGKSTLSQVLAGRETYKVTQGEVRFDGKDLLALSPEQRATAGVFLAFQYPVEIPGVGNLHFLRTALNAQRRTQGLEELDAMDFLSLAKERMKLVQMDQGFLNRSVNEGFSGGEKKRNEVFQMAVLQPRLAILDETDSGLDIDALRIVAGGVNALRSKDRGMLVITHYQRLLDYIVPDKVHVMAAGRIVLSGGKELALELEKKGYAWVERLAPQAGREARP
- the sufD gene encoding Fe-S cluster assembly protein SufD, whose amino-acid sequence is MSAGLQHYLDVAQRFQAEQAASSPLWLRTLREQGLEQLSRQGFPTARHEDWKYTDVAPIVSRPFAPLAVGSKVELQARVAQLALPGPRLVFVDGRLSPELTSLEGLAAGVTVKPLRQAIREDAEALEAVLGRRARAEAHPFVALNLALLDEGAFVHVRPGAVAPGPVQLVFLASGADATPVLSSPRVVVVAGANSEASLVELYAGAEGSASFTNAVTEVVLGENARLHHYKLQVEPDAAFHVASLHAEQARDSRLASHAFALGGALARNEVSSVFAGEGGECVLNGLYVGRGTQHLDNRTDLDHAMPRCTSRELYKGVLDGRSRGTFHGRVLVRPDAQRTDASQTNRNLLLSEEALVDTRPQLEILADDVKCAHGAAVGRLDEQALFYLRARGIPKAEAERLLTYAFASEVVGAVRLEPLRARVEQMLAARLPGGAWREVVA